The genomic region TTGTTAGAAATAAACTATATTTGTGAATTCATTGTTAATTATAGTTCCATTAATTTTACATGTTACATTGAAAAcgagtagatcaacttcataaaTCTTTTCAAATGTGCAAATTAATCATATTAACAATTTTGTTGTCAACGATTAATAAAGTTTAAAAGAATATAGTATACttgttttatataaaattaacacttgaaaaaaaaaatttaggaatCAATTTGCATATTTTCAACAAGAAGCAGCTACCCTACTACCAAAAGTCTTGAATCAAATACATTGCAAAACTATTTGTACAACAAATCTTATTTGATTACACCAAAATTAAAAAGAGGTAGTATTATACAAAATCCCAACAAAAACTACTACATAAGTATACCAAGTATACCACAAATACAAGGATATTCATAAAAAGACCATCAAATCCCTTACAAACTTGTAGCATGGATCTTATCTTCAACTATTAAGAATTTCTTGGAACATCATTGGTTGTAGTTGTAGTATTGTATAGCTCTTGATACACTTGCTAGAATCTTGATTATTTCTGACAATTGATTTGTATACTATGGCTGTGAAGGGGTAGGAGATGTTGGAGGCTTGAAATCAGGATACtgcaaaaataaaatttacacaGTATTCAAGGACATTTCAATATACGCCAGTGAGTTTTTCGGGATAtcagggtttatgatttagggtttagataCATTAGTTAGAAGAATATAGATCTAAACTCCATTTAAGGATCTGTTGTCGTTAATAGGTTGTTGCATACACAAGTCGGAATTCAAACTCTTGATGCTTGCAGACGAGTGAGCTGACTACTCACTCCATCTAAGTTGGTTATAATAATTCCCTAATTTGATCCAAGGTTAATGCACAGATGACAATATGTGTAGGTCATAATCATTGTGACACTAGCCAATGATAAAAACAATTATTTGTCACAATAATCTTGTAATAATATTCTAATTCATAGCTCATAATCATACTagaacaaattaaaatatatatggcCATCAAAAACCACACAGAATCAGCATAGAAAATTAAAACTTCAAGAGTGCAAAGGAGCTAAGACATTACATGTGGATATGGAGATTGTGGTCTTGGCAACACTGGAGACGATTCATCCTTGCTTTCAGTTTCTGGCACCATGTCTATTTTCGACTCGGCAACGTTGTCAATAGTAGCTTCTGCTTTCTGTACAGTGCTACTTTCTGTTGGTTCCGGAAGAGCCTTGTCTTCAGTGGAGTCTGGTAGAAAAGCCTTTCCAATTTGCTGATATTTCAACGAGATTAACACGAAAATTTTCGAGAATTAGATATAATATATCAACTGACTTGTATGTATCAAAATAGAtcttatcaaaacaaataactatGGCTCATTTCTCAACATAAATCAAGAAAAATCTTAAGTACCTTTACTTCATCAACAAGCTCTTTAGGAGCAACCTTGGTGTTCAAGAACTCATCTAGCTGCCGTAATGTTTGCTTCCGATCCTACAATTAAACAATCAATCAATGCTAGCTTGATTGCCTGAGGACTTAACAAGCATAAACAGAAATAAATCTTAACTTTGACAAAGCCTGATTCCACTAGGTAAGGTCGGTTACATGGACCAAAGACGTCTCTATGTCTTCATTCCATTGCGTCGTGGTAATGCATTGGGATGTGACAAAGTTTTACGTGGGCTATTGCAAGCCTAACACAACCCTAAATGGATCCAAAGACGTCATTGCATTTGGACCATGCATTGGGATGCAACAAAGTTTTATGTGGGTTGTCGCaagcctaacacaaccctccATGTTGTATTGCATTCTAAATTAAATAGTCCTTTCTTGAATACATAGCTACATGCATGAATATGTTTCTCCATTGCTTTATAAATTGACTTAATGTCTCAACAGACTCAAACTAGAGGAGGAATTATAAAATGAATGCATAGACAATGACATAAGCTGAAAAGCTCATGTATGGAGCAACCGAAAAAAACTACTTACCTCAGCAAATAGAAGCTTCTTGCTTGCAAACTGAACAAGTGCAGCTGATCCTAATACTTGGAGAATTGTTTCTATCTACAAACAGAGTAGAATCATCATCAATAAGTAATTCTATTTTAGTAGAATCACGCAAAAAAGCTCATCAGATCAACCTCAGTGAAAGCCAAGAGGCCGAGGCCGGTAGCTGCAGCAATTCCAAGAGTAACAGCCAAGCCATCAGAAGTATCCTGCAATACAGCACCCTTTAACACCTGATTTCTCTCCAAAATAATTTCAATTGAGCCTTAAATTTAACAGAAAGCATGTTCTTCCTATTAAGTAAGCCAAAAAGTTACTCtagtatttttcatatgcatatgatcatcGAAAACTATAATCGAATTGAGGTAAATCCCAGATACATACTCCTATTGCATCAGAGATAGCTTCTGTCAGATTGCCAAAATCCAATGCTTTCCGTGGTTCTTTCCATGGAAGACCACTATTCTGCATATTGATTCCAATCATTGTCAGTGTATTTATCAGCagagaaaaaattaaataaattacacGAGTGGCGACAAGAAATACCGTCCATCCTCTAGGTCCTTCTGCACCATCCTTAATGGCATAAGCAGCTTTGAATCCATTATCTGTGACCAATTGTGCAACCAGTTCAGAGTTCCCATCAAATCTGGCTTCCATCACAAACTtcactcaatcagcttcagagTTCAGATACATTCTTTTGCAAAACGCAAGCAGAAAATTGTGTTCTGGTTTAATATAATTGAATCCTTATGTTCAAATGTTAAACATTCTCACTAGAGATGCAATGTAATCTATAACATAAATCATCACATCCAAGTATGACTATGCAACACATGATCCTACTAATCAGCAAAGATTCATCAACAGGTGTAATCAGCAACTCTAGCTTTGAGATCATCAAAACTACAACATTGAAATATAACTTCTAGTTCTATTTATTTTGGCTTTCTTTTTCCTTAGTTGTGGACCATATCACATGATATGCCACAACAAACTCAAATTCAAGTTACAATCACAAAAACAATTAGACACCACAAGGTCTTCATTAGTGACAGCAACCGCGATTTAGAACTGGTGGAAATTGGAATTTGGAAATACTTATGTCCATGCTTGGTCCAAGTTATGGCCTATTAAATGCATCATAAGAGCATAAAACAGCGTATGGATCTCAAAAGAGAATTCTTGAACTTTCTTTTTATGCATACtaaagaaaacaaaacaaaaccaaaccaaacaaagtttttttctttttttcttacttGTCCAAAATGAACAATGTGGTATTCTCAGGTTCCTTGAACTTCAATGCAAGCTTCTTCAAGAACACTGGCTTATCATCATCACCACCCTTGTAAGTAATTGACACCAATTTCTTCCCCAAACCATTAACATCTGGTGTCCCAACTTCCCTAATCTCCACAGCTTCTCTTATATCAAGCAACTGAGCATTCAAATCAGCACcaagtttttcatatgcattctttgCTGACTCAACACCCCATGGTTTAGGCTTCTTGAGAACCTGAAATAAAACCAATGGTACTGCAAAAACAGCAACACCTCCAAAAACAACAAGAGGGTTCTCTGATGCAAAATTGAGAAGATTCTCCACAACCCCATTTGCATCAAAGTCCCCAGAATTACTGAAATTCAAAGATTGCCCCAAAGCTTCCTCATATGTTAGTGCAGTAGCAGAAAGTTGTGCAGTACTGAAAATTGATGCTGCTGACTGAAGGAATAGAATTTTTTTATGGTTTCTAGTTCTGGAGATTGAAAAGTTTGAGACTTTGCATGCAGAAATTTTTGGGTGTGTTGAGAGTTTGTAGGGTTGTTTTGTTCTGTGAGAAAGAACAGATGTTGTTGGTGTCAAGTTTGCAACAGTAGCACTGAAAGCCTCCATGGCATAATTGTTACTAATTCCTATGTCACAAAGACTCTTATGTGATTCAATCAAAGTGTGTCAGGGTATAACATATGGGAATTCTTTAAGGATCAAGAGGGTATTGTTGTTGTTTTGGAAAGTTTTGGAAAAATTGGAAAGTTTGAGTAGTTGACAAATTTTAAGGTTGTGTTTGGAGGTGGCTTGGTGCAATTAAGGTTGGGTGTCAGGTAGGTGATGACGTGTAGAGGGATAGAAAAACACAACCAATGGTTGTTTGACAAGTGGAGATTGCGGATGAGATGAAGCTGATGAGGATTGAGTTGAGGTTTCATGATTTCATCTTTGATAAAATTGTGTGCTTGGAAACGTGTGAAAAATGTGCAAAAACTTTGCAGTATTATCATAGTACcttatcaaataataataaaaatgatcttcactataaaataaaataaaaaaggatcagATGTAATAGGCACTCTATTGGtaataataaaaaacaataacaataatattaacttttctatataaaaaaagaaTAGTACTTCGTATCAACTTTGCTTAGCGGTTATTCACTTATTCTAGTACCATTTTAAATAATCAGTATTAGAGGCTTAGAGCATGTTTGGTATCCTAGGAGACGGAACAGTATGAATACTTCATGTGAAATTCTTTATTTCAATTCGTTTCCTTTTGAAATTTAAGATGCTTAACAAGAGTGCATTAGATGAATGAATGGCCATTCAGGCAGGGGTAAGATTATTAATacaaaaattctgaaaaaaattATAAGCTGCAAATTGCTCTGGTATTTTGTGCTTTGAGCTTGTTACAACAGCACACCCCCAATAAATATAATTTCTTAGTACATTAGTATTGACTAACTTCTGCTAACAGTATAGGATTTTTCACTCTGAACTATAAACATTCATGGAATCTTACCATGGGAGGTTTAAGATTCTCCAAGGTAAAATTCTAAAAATTGTTAAAGTATTTGGTGAGCCGCATGCCTGTTTAGCAAATCCAACTAGATCATGAACTAAAGGGATGAAATCTTGGGAGCTAGAATCTCTAGCAGTCCCTTTGGGTTGTCAACATGAACCCAATGACCAGAATTTGGAAGAAGACTGAAAGAAACTTTTCCAAGAGACTCGGTTGCTTCCCTATTCGCCAGTTTTTGGATCCGCTCAACAGCATCTTCGTCCCACCTGTCACTTTTTTCGGCACGAACAATTATTATTTCTGTACCTTTGGGAGGGTTCTCNNNNNNNNNNNNNNNNNNNNNNNAATTAAAGCAAAATTTTCAGAATATATGAATAACAAGACATTCAGTTAATCTGCTTGAGTTACCAATAAGAATCAAACATCTGCTGA from Arachis ipaensis cultivar K30076 chromosome B02, Araip1.1, whole genome shotgun sequence harbors:
- the LOC107623481 gene encoding rhodanese-like domain-containing protein 4, chloroplastic, producing the protein MEAFSATVANLTPTTSVLSHRTKQPYKLSTHPKISACKVSNFSISRTRNHKKILFLQSAASIFSTAQLSATALTYEEALGQSLNFSNSGDFDANGVVENLLNFASENPLVVFGGVAVFAVPLVLFQVLKKPKPWGVESAKNAYEKLGADLNAQLLDIREAVEIREVGTPDVNGLGKKLVSITYKGGDDDKPVFLKKLALKFKEPENTTLFILDKFDGNSELVAQLVTDNGFKAAYAIKDGAEGPRGWTNSGLPWKEPRKALDFGNLTEAISDAIGDTSDGLAVTLGIAAATGLGLLAFTEIETILQVLGSAALVQFASKKLLFAEDRKQTLRQLDEFLNTKVAPKELVDEVKQIGKAFLPDSTEDKALPEPTESSTVQKAEATIDNVAESKIDMVPETESKDESSPVLPRPQSPYPHYPDFKPPTSPTPSQP